A DNA window from Providencia huaxiensis contains the following coding sequences:
- the torD gene encoding molecular chaperone TorD, giving the protein MTKEITLSSEQIACVYAWLAQLFSRELDSATIAQLQSSEMMDWFTTIEQEPVLISPIQEVKTKIQALMMRNDAQLELAADFCSLFLMSDKQSALPYASVYPNSEHGNEQIKYLLAEAGMETSKAFNEPSDHISIFLELLSHLHFSLNEAHLAQEKVEQLRLKTLSLLLQWLPIFSQNCQRYDEFGFYAALSQLSLALVQWDKQT; this is encoded by the coding sequence ATGACCAAAGAAATTACTTTATCGTCAGAACAAATAGCCTGTGTTTATGCATGGTTAGCACAATTATTCTCACGTGAATTAGATAGTGCAACGATAGCGCAACTTCAATCTAGCGAAATGATGGATTGGTTTACAACTATCGAACAGGAACCCGTTTTAATTTCGCCAATTCAAGAGGTTAAAACAAAAATCCAAGCGCTAATGATGCGAAATGATGCTCAGCTCGAATTAGCCGCAGATTTTTGCAGTTTATTCTTAATGTCAGATAAGCAATCCGCCTTACCTTACGCCTCAGTTTATCCAAACAGTGAGCATGGTAATGAACAGATTAAGTACCTATTAGCCGAGGCAGGAATGGAAACCAGTAAGGCATTTAACGAGCCTTCTGACCATATTTCAATTTTTTTGGAGCTATTAAGCCACTTACATTTTTCATTAAATGAAGCCCATTTGGCGCAAGAAAAAGTGGAACAATTACGCCTAAAAACGTTGTCACTTTTACTGCAATGGCTACCGATATTTAGCCAAAACTGCCAACGATATGATGAATTTGGTTTTTATGCTGCTTTGAGTCAGCTGTCGTTAGCGCTAGTTCAATGGGATAAGCAAACCTAA
- the torA gene encoding trimethylamine-N-oxide reductase TorA — MKNNPTFQASRRRFLFQLGGLTVAGMLGPSLLTPRKASAATVGEQAAVVQEGILTGSHWGAIRATVVDGRFIEAKPFEHDKFPSKMIAGLPDHVHGTARIRYPMVRVDWLRKRHLSDTSQRGDNRFVRVSWDEALDLFYQELERIQTTYGPSGLLTANGWQSTGMLHNASGMLARAIALHGNSVSTGGDYSTGAAQVILPRVVGSMEVYEQQTSWPLVLKNSKTIVLWGSDLIKNQQANWWCPDHDVYEYYEQLKEKAANGEIKVISIDPIITSTHDYLGRANVQHIAINPQADVPLQLAIAHTLYSEGLHDKTFLKEYCVGFEQFVPYLMGKTDGQPKDAQWAAEICGIDADTIRALARQMAADRTQIIAGWCVQRMQHGEQWSWMIVVLAAMLGQIGLPGGGFGFGWHYNGAGTPSRQGIILSGFSGSTKVPPIHDNNDYKGYSSTIPIARFIDAILEPGKTINWNGKAVKLPPLKMCVFAGTNPFHRHQQINRIIEGWRKLETVVSIDNQWTSTCRFADIVLPATTQFERNDLDQYGNHSNRGIIAMKQLVEPQFESRNDFDILRDLCRRFGREEAFTEGLDEMGWLKRIWQEGSQQGKGRGIHLPSFDTFWEKEGYVEFEHPQMFVRHQAFREDPDLEPLGTPSGLIEIYSKTIADMQYDDCQGHPMWFEKAERSHGGPGSKKWPLHLQSAHPDFRLHSQLCESPVLRQYYSVSGKEPIFISPKDAKARGIQNGDIVRVFNDRGQVLAGAVVSDLYTEGVARIHEGAWYDPTKGGEINALCKYGNPNVLTLDIGTSQLAQATSAHTTIVEIEKYTGQVDNVSAFDGPIEMVAQCEYVPASQVNR, encoded by the coding sequence ATGAAAAATAATCCAACTTTTCAAGCTTCTCGTCGACGCTTTTTGTTCCAGCTTGGCGGGCTCACTGTGGCAGGTATGTTAGGCCCTTCCCTATTAACACCGCGTAAGGCTAGCGCTGCGACAGTTGGCGAACAAGCTGCGGTAGTACAAGAAGGCATTCTGACTGGGTCACACTGGGGTGCAATTCGCGCCACTGTAGTTGATGGCCGTTTTATCGAAGCAAAACCTTTTGAACACGATAAATTCCCATCAAAAATGATTGCAGGATTGCCTGACCATGTACATGGCACCGCTCGTATCCGTTATCCAATGGTTCGTGTTGATTGGCTACGTAAACGTCATTTAAGTGATACTTCTCAACGGGGTGATAACCGTTTCGTACGTGTTTCTTGGGATGAAGCCCTTGATTTGTTCTATCAAGAGCTAGAACGTATTCAAACAACTTATGGGCCAAGTGGGCTGCTCACTGCAAATGGTTGGCAATCAACCGGGATGCTCCACAATGCTTCAGGCATGTTAGCCCGCGCCATTGCCCTGCATGGCAATAGTGTTAGTACTGGCGGAGACTACTCAACGGGGGCTGCACAAGTCATTTTACCTCGAGTCGTTGGGTCGATGGAGGTTTATGAACAACAAACCTCTTGGCCGCTAGTCCTGAAAAATAGTAAAACCATCGTATTATGGGGCTCTGACCTGATTAAAAACCAACAAGCTAACTGGTGGTGTCCTGATCATGACGTTTATGAATATTATGAACAACTCAAAGAGAAAGCGGCTAATGGCGAGATAAAAGTCATCAGTATTGACCCTATAATCACCTCAACTCATGATTACCTTGGACGTGCAAATGTTCAACATATCGCTATTAACCCCCAAGCGGATGTACCGCTGCAATTAGCCATCGCCCACACGCTTTACAGTGAAGGCTTGCATGATAAAACCTTCTTAAAAGAATATTGTGTCGGTTTCGAGCAATTTGTTCCCTACTTAATGGGAAAAACGGATGGACAACCCAAAGATGCACAATGGGCAGCTGAAATTTGCGGTATTGATGCCGACACAATCCGAGCTTTAGCTCGCCAAATGGCAGCAGATAGAACCCAAATCATTGCAGGTTGGTGCGTTCAACGTATGCAACATGGTGAACAATGGTCGTGGATGATTGTTGTTTTAGCTGCGATGTTAGGTCAAATTGGCTTACCGGGTGGAGGATTTGGCTTCGGCTGGCATTATAATGGCGCGGGTACACCAAGCCGTCAGGGGATTATTTTAAGTGGTTTTTCCGGCTCAACTAAAGTGCCACCCATTCATGATAACAATGACTACAAAGGCTACAGCAGCACCATTCCTATTGCTCGTTTTATCGATGCGATTTTAGAGCCAGGAAAAACAATCAATTGGAACGGTAAAGCAGTTAAATTGCCACCACTAAAAATGTGCGTATTTGCTGGAACCAACCCATTCCACCGCCACCAACAAATTAACCGTATTATTGAAGGTTGGCGCAAGCTTGAAACGGTTGTTTCTATTGATAATCAATGGACATCCACCTGTCGCTTTGCCGATATCGTATTACCGGCAACCACACAATTTGAACGTAATGACCTTGACCAATACGGTAACCACTCAAATCGTGGCATTATTGCGATGAAACAGCTCGTTGAACCGCAGTTTGAATCACGTAATGACTTCGACATTTTACGCGATCTATGTCGTCGTTTTGGCCGTGAAGAAGCCTTTACTGAAGGTTTAGACGAAATGGGCTGGCTAAAACGCATTTGGCAAGAAGGCAGCCAGCAAGGAAAAGGCCGTGGTATTCATTTACCATCCTTCGATACGTTCTGGGAAAAAGAAGGCTATGTGGAATTTGAACATCCACAAATGTTTGTTCGTCATCAAGCGTTTAGGGAAGATCCCGACTTAGAACCTTTAGGGACACCGAGTGGTTTAATTGAGATTTATTCGAAAACCATTGCCGACATGCAATATGATGATTGCCAAGGTCACCCAATGTGGTTCGAAAAAGCGGAACGCTCCCACGGTGGCCCTGGTTCAAAAAAATGGCCATTACATTTGCAATCTGCTCACCCCGATTTTCGCTTACATTCACAATTGTGCGAATCTCCTGTATTACGCCAATATTATTCCGTTAGTGGCAAAGAGCCTATCTTTATTAGCCCTAAAGATGCAAAAGCCAGAGGTATACAAAATGGTGATATCGTTCGTGTTTTCAACGACCGAGGGCAAGTGTTAGCCGGAGCCGTGGTTTCGGACCTATATACAGAAGGCGTTGCTCGTATCCATGAAGGAGCTTGGTATGACCCGACTAAGGGTGGAGAAATTAATGCTCTGTGTAAATACGGAAACCCAAACGTATTGACATTGGATATAGGAACCTCTCAACTCGCTCAAGCCACCAGCGCACATACGACGATCGTGGAGATAGAAAAATACACAGGGCAAGTGGATAACGTCAGTGCATTCGATGGGCCAATTGAAATGGTGGCTCAATGTGAATATGTTCCTGCATCACAGGTGAATAGATGA